Proteins from one Streptomyces sp. NBC_00289 genomic window:
- a CDS encoding FtsX-like permease family protein — MTGVTGFVVLRARAHRLLLAAALLTVLLTTAVLATLTAYSGAIGDAALRHSLKDPRNAADTALIVKADVPAAGRAAAGRAVREGARQIFGGLPVTVRTLVRSGPYALPRPPRAERSENPDLTYFAALDRTQVRVVAGRLPRPADDPSGSGERVETALPRTAARALGLAPGSRLTLVDRLGGPRTRVTITGLYVPARADATYWQLDDLRGRGITEAGFTTYGPMLADPGVLSGDRVSAGRSAWLVSADFSALTTGRIDALREAARAGSAALRKQPALSGTTAAGTALPEVLDRVDRSLLVSRSTLVIVALQLVLLAGCALLLVARLLSAERAGETRLLRARGAARSRIAGQAALEALLLAVPAVLCAPLLAGPLTGLLAGQGPLARIGLRLEVPAGGGTEVWLVALGTALGCALAVTLPVLSSDGLGSGRLRAAASSLAPGRGRTAPPVTSGRARALPGAVRGGADVGLLVVAGVAYWQLRRQTSGVVTEDLSRSRPGSGGGTTVGTPGIDPLLVAAPALALLAGTALTLRLLPPVAGLAERRAAGGRGLTAALAGWQLSRRPMRGAGPVLLLVLAVALGLLAIGQGASWDRSQDDQADFRAGAPVRVLGTGESGPGRTDEYAAVPHVREAAPAVRATLPLSGNRTATVLALDTAHAADAVLMRPDLAADPMRPLLAELAPKGATAGAEVPAGTARLRLTATLRSSDRAAAADVTVTVEDSHGTPYRLPAGELPSDGRPHALDLTVSPGPLMLTGLELVMPQPFGRPRQQRLSLDALTATDTHGTVRRLRLPTAWTAVAESDADASSGDTSTLPTRPRASGSGPPAIAYGTGYVPREQTWGVSTLTVRMQVAQPARPEVTAVATDRFLASAGAGVGQRVDVTFGAREVPVRIVRSVRGLPTAAEEESGDVSAEPGSSVNGGSGDTAGGGALLVDLRSVNRVLEARYGEGVTPTEWWLAADPGEAAGVAAALRARPDLDPAQVVVRDEIAARLRDDPFGAGPEAAFTAAAGVAAALAAVGFAVSAAGSLRERGAEFAVLRALGAPRRRLARTIAVEHGVLVALALLVGAALGTLLTRAVVPLVVLTSEASRPVPPVLVELPLAPAAALLAAVALTPLLVTVALALRRTDQVASLREQGGE; from the coding sequence GTGACGGGGGTTACGGGGTTCGTCGTGCTGCGGGCGCGGGCACACCGCCTGCTGCTCGCCGCCGCGCTGCTCACCGTCCTGCTGACGACGGCCGTGCTGGCGACGCTGACCGCCTACTCGGGCGCGATCGGCGACGCGGCCCTGCGCCACTCCCTGAAGGACCCCCGCAACGCCGCCGACACCGCGCTGATCGTCAAGGCCGACGTGCCGGCCGCCGGTCGCGCGGCCGCCGGTCGCGCCGTACGCGAGGGAGCCCGGCAGATCTTCGGCGGACTGCCGGTGACCGTGCGGACGCTGGTCCGCTCGGGCCCGTACGCCCTGCCGCGCCCGCCGAGAGCCGAGCGGTCCGAGAACCCCGACCTGACGTACTTCGCGGCGCTGGACCGGACACAGGTGCGGGTCGTCGCCGGACGACTGCCACGGCCCGCCGACGATCCCTCCGGTTCCGGCGAGAGGGTCGAGACCGCCCTCCCCCGGACCGCCGCCCGGGCCCTCGGCCTGGCTCCCGGCTCCCGCCTCACCCTCGTCGACCGGCTCGGCGGCCCGAGGACTCGCGTCACGATCACCGGCCTGTACGTGCCCGCCCGGGCGGACGCGACGTACTGGCAGCTCGACGACCTGCGCGGGCGCGGAATCACCGAGGCCGGCTTCACGACGTACGGACCGATGCTGGCCGATCCCGGCGTCCTGAGCGGCGACAGGGTCAGCGCCGGGCGGTCCGCGTGGCTGGTCTCGGCCGACTTCTCGGCCCTGACGACCGGACGGATCGACGCGCTGCGGGAGGCGGCCCGCGCCGGGAGCGCCGCGCTGCGCAAGCAGCCCGCGCTCAGCGGTACGACGGCCGCGGGCACCGCACTGCCCGAGGTCCTCGACCGGGTCGACCGTTCGCTGCTGGTCTCCCGTTCCACGCTGGTGATCGTCGCGCTCCAGCTGGTGCTGCTCGCGGGCTGTGCCCTGCTGCTGGTGGCCCGGCTGCTGAGCGCCGAGCGGGCGGGCGAGACCCGGCTGCTCAGAGCGCGCGGTGCCGCCCGGTCCCGGATCGCGGGGCAGGCCGCCCTGGAGGCCCTGCTGCTCGCCGTCCCCGCGGTGCTCTGCGCTCCGCTGCTCGCGGGGCCGCTGACCGGGCTGCTGGCCGGGCAGGGGCCGCTGGCCCGGATCGGGCTACGGCTGGAGGTACCGGCCGGCGGGGGCACCGAGGTGTGGCTCGTGGCGCTGGGTACGGCACTGGGATGCGCGCTGGCGGTGACGCTGCCCGTGCTGAGCTCCGACGGGTTGGGCTCCGGACGGCTGCGGGCGGCGGCGTCCTCCCTCGCGCCCGGGCGGGGCCGGACCGCGCCCCCGGTCACCTCGGGGCGGGCCCGGGCGCTGCCCGGCGCGGTGCGCGGGGGCGCCGACGTGGGGTTGCTGGTCGTGGCCGGTGTCGCCTACTGGCAGCTGCGCCGCCAGACGTCGGGCGTGGTCACGGAGGACCTTTCCCGGTCTCGGCCCGGCTCGGGCGGGGGAACCACCGTCGGCACCCCCGGCATCGACCCGCTGCTGGTGGCCGCGCCGGCGCTCGCCCTGCTGGCCGGGACGGCGCTCACCCTGCGGCTGCTGCCACCGGTGGCCGGGCTGGCCGAACGCCGGGCGGCCGGCGGTCGCGGTCTGACCGCCGCGCTGGCGGGCTGGCAGCTCAGCCGCCGCCCGATGCGCGGTGCGGGCCCGGTGCTGCTGCTGGTCCTCGCCGTCGCGCTGGGCCTGCTGGCGATCGGGCAAGGGGCTTCCTGGGACCGCTCGCAGGACGACCAGGCGGACTTCCGGGCCGGAGCGCCGGTGCGTGTCCTGGGCACCGGGGAGAGCGGCCCGGGCCGCACCGACGAGTACGCGGCCGTCCCGCACGTACGGGAGGCCGCCCCCGCGGTCCGTGCGACGCTGCCGCTGTCCGGCAACCGCACCGCGACCGTGCTCGCCCTGGACACCGCCCACGCCGCGGACGCCGTGCTGATGCGCCCCGACCTGGCCGCCGACCCGATGCGCCCCCTGCTGGCGGAGCTCGCCCCGAAGGGGGCGACAGCGGGCGCCGAGGTCCCCGCGGGCACCGCCCGGCTGCGGCTGACGGCGACCCTGCGCAGCTCGGACCGCGCCGCCGCGGCGGACGTGACCGTCACGGTGGAGGACAGCCATGGCACCCCCTACCGGCTGCCCGCCGGTGAACTCCCCTCCGACGGCCGCCCGCACGCCCTGGACCTCACCGTCTCCCCGGGGCCGCTGATGCTCACGGGCCTGGAGCTGGTCATGCCGCAGCCGTTCGGCCGGCCGCGGCAACAGCGCCTGTCCCTCGACGCGTTGACAGCCACGGACACCCACGGAACGGTACGGCGGCTGCGGCTTCCCACCGCCTGGACGGCTGTGGCGGAGAGCGACGCGGATGCCTCGTCCGGGGACACGAGCACCCTGCCGACCCGGCCACGCGCGAGCGGTTCCGGGCCGCCGGCCATCGCGTACGGAACGGGCTATGTGCCGCGCGAGCAGACGTGGGGCGTCTCGACGCTGACGGTGCGCATGCAGGTGGCTCAGCCCGCCCGTCCGGAGGTCACGGCCGTCGCCACCGACCGCTTCCTCGCCTCGGCGGGAGCGGGGGTCGGTCAGCGCGTGGACGTGACGTTCGGTGCCCGTGAGGTGCCGGTGCGGATCGTGCGCTCGGTCCGGGGGCTGCCGACCGCGGCCGAGGAGGAGAGCGGGGACGTGAGCGCGGAGCCCGGAAGTTCCGTGAACGGTGGGAGTGGCGACACGGCCGGTGGCGGTGCCCTGCTCGTCGATCTGCGGTCGGTGAACCGGGTGTTGGAGGCGCGGTACGGCGAGGGCGTCACGCCCACCGAGTGGTGGCTCGCAGCCGATCCCGGCGAGGCCGCCGGGGTCGCCGCCGCCCTGCGGGCCCGGCCGGACCTGGATCCCGCACAGGTGGTGGTGCGGGACGAGATCGCCGCGCGGTTGCGTGACGACCCGTTCGGCGCGGGCCCCGAGGCCGCGTTCACCGCGGCGGCCGGGGTGGCGGCGGCGCTGGCGGCGGTCGGGTTCGCGGTGAGCGCGGCGGGCTCGCTGCGGGAGCGGGGCGCCGAGTTCGCGGTGTTGCGCGCCCTGGGCGCCCCGCGCCGCCGGCTGGCCCGCACGATCGCCGTCGAGCACGGGGTGCTCGTGGCGTTGGCGCTGCTGGTCGGCGCGGCCCTGGGGACCCTGCTGACCCGGGCCGTGGTCCCGCTGGTCGTCCTGACCTCGGAGGCGAGCCGGCCGGTGCCGCCGGTACTGGTCGAGCTGCCGCTCGCGCCGGCCGCCGCCCTGCTCGCGGCCGTGGCGCTCACTCCGCTGCTGGTGACCGTCGCGCTCGCGCTGCGGCGGACGGACCAGGTGGCCTCGCTGCGAGAACAGGGAGGTGAGTGA
- a CDS encoding globin, giving the protein MKEIRRGTLQEQTFYEQVGGEDTFRRLVHRFYEGVAEDPVLRPMYPEEDLGPAEDRLTLFLIQYWGGPTTYSDNRGHPRLRMRHAPFTVDRAAHDAWLRHMRDAVDSLGLSEEHETTLWNYLTYAAASMVNTPD; this is encoded by the coding sequence GTGAAAGAGATCCGGCGCGGCACGCTTCAGGAGCAGACCTTCTACGAGCAGGTCGGCGGGGAGGACACCTTCCGTCGCCTCGTCCACCGTTTCTACGAGGGAGTCGCCGAGGACCCGGTCCTGCGGCCCATGTATCCCGAGGAGGATCTGGGTCCGGCCGAGGACCGTCTCACGCTGTTCCTGATCCAGTACTGGGGCGGTCCGACGACGTACAGCGACAACCGCGGCCACCCGCGGCTGCGGATGCGCCACGCCCCCTTCACCGTCGACCGCGCGGCGCACGACGCCTGGCTGAGGCACATGCGGGACGCCGTCGACAGCCTCGGCCTGTCCGAGGAGCACGAGACGACGCTGTGGAACTACCTGACGTACGCGGCCGCCTCGATGGTCAACACCCCGGACTGA
- a CDS encoding methyltransferase domain-containing protein, with product MSAHALDRDLSGLALSARAALVREIDASGAWDADPVWRQAFEAVPRHLFVPYYYVGIRGGYERRWGESPDPGTRERWLRGAYADAPLATRLRDGELVSSSSQPSLMAMMLVELGVRDGDRVLEIGAGTGYNAALLAHRLGADDLVTTVDLEPEITESARRHLAAAGHHPAVVTGDGARGVPERAPYDRIIATCTLPSIPLAWPAQCRPGARVLAPLATGLIALTVRNAGHAEGRFLHTPAYFVPLRGADRTEPETEPRRPEGVPRRAADHELFRFLLALTRGALEPREAYELWEREDMPRRERYGITVDGAHEWAWLDDPEGPYTWPLR from the coding sequence ATGAGCGCTCACGCCCTCGACAGGGACCTGTCCGGCCTCGCCCTCTCGGCGCGGGCCGCCCTGGTGCGCGAGATCGACGCGAGCGGGGCCTGGGACGCCGACCCGGTCTGGCGGCAGGCGTTCGAGGCGGTCCCGCGCCATCTCTTCGTGCCGTACTACTACGTCGGCATCCGGGGCGGCTACGAACGGCGCTGGGGCGAGAGCCCGGACCCGGGCACCCGCGAGCGCTGGCTGCGCGGCGCCTACGCGGACGCGCCGCTGGCCACCCGGCTGCGCGACGGCGAGCTGGTCTCCTCCAGCAGTCAGCCCTCCCTGATGGCGATGATGCTGGTCGAACTGGGCGTACGGGACGGTGACCGGGTTCTGGAGATCGGGGCGGGCACCGGCTACAACGCGGCCCTGCTCGCCCACCGACTGGGTGCCGACGACCTGGTCACCACCGTCGACCTGGAGCCGGAGATCACCGAGTCGGCGCGACGGCATCTGGCCGCGGCGGGCCACCACCCGGCCGTCGTCACCGGTGACGGCGCCCGTGGAGTGCCCGAACGCGCCCCCTACGACCGGATCATCGCGACCTGCACCCTGCCGTCGATCCCGCTCGCCTGGCCGGCCCAGTGCCGCCCCGGCGCCCGTGTCCTCGCCCCGCTCGCGACCGGACTGATCGCCCTGACGGTGCGGAACGCCGGGCACGCCGAGGGCCGCTTCCTGCACACACCCGCCTACTTCGTGCCCCTGCGCGGCGCGGACCGTACGGAGCCGGAGACGGAACCGAGGCGGCCGGAAGGGGTGCCCCGCCGGGCCGCGGACCACGAACTGTTCCGCTTCCTGCTGGCCCTGACGCGCGGCGCCCTCGAACCGCGGGAGGCATATGAACTGTGGGAGCGCGAGGACATGCCGAGGCGCGAGCGGTACGGCATCACGGTCGACGGCGCACACGAGTGGGCCTGGCTGGACGATCCGGAGGGGCCGTACACCTGGCCCCTCCGCTGA
- a CDS encoding FHA domain-containing protein, with the protein MPTCPNGHQSGSDDWCEVCGHRMAGAVPPPPPPPPPPPPGGGYGFPPQGQPGGRPHLSAVPDHEPELCPQCRTPREGGAPFCEECRWNFLTNTATSYTPAAPRPQAPGPGQAPRFQQPPGPSYGGGDSYDYQSSRPSQMNRPAEPIPPYGGDPSRPAGPQGGPGGYGGPGGPGQAGPPGGYGGQGGQGGQPGYGGQGGPGGQSGYGGDPSRPVPPPPGPTQGGPGGQGVPQAYQPSAPMGQGAPTGYPQETRRPQQGGPSFGGGDDDWVLPPPSATAPGGGYGYPQPGSGQAPPSPPNLGFPQQPATWTATIGPDREYFMAMMHRSGPEAAGLNLPAYSPEQQRTLTGNQITIGRRRHSTGDTPDIDLSVPPEDPGVSHQHAVLVQQPDGNWAVVDQNSTNGTTVNGSEEPIQPFVPVPLQDGDRVHVGAWTTITVRRG; encoded by the coding sequence ATGCCGACATGCCCGAACGGACACCAGTCGGGTTCCGACGACTGGTGCGAGGTCTGCGGTCACCGCATGGCCGGTGCCGTGCCCCCGCCCCCTCCGCCCCCTCCGCCCCCGCCGCCCGGCGGCGGTTACGGCTTCCCGCCCCAGGGCCAGCCCGGCGGTCGGCCGCACCTGTCCGCCGTGCCCGACCACGAGCCGGAGCTCTGCCCGCAGTGCCGTACGCCCCGTGAGGGCGGCGCGCCGTTCTGCGAGGAGTGCCGGTGGAACTTCCTGACGAACACGGCGACTTCGTACACCCCGGCCGCCCCGCGCCCGCAGGCGCCCGGCCCCGGCCAGGCCCCCCGCTTCCAGCAGCCGCCCGGACCGTCCTACGGCGGCGGTGACTCCTACGACTACCAGAGTTCGCGCCCCTCGCAGATGAACCGGCCCGCCGAGCCGATCCCGCCGTACGGCGGGGACCCCTCGCGCCCCGCCGGCCCGCAGGGCGGCCCCGGTGGTTACGGCGGCCCCGGTGGTCCCGGCCAGGCCGGCCCTCCCGGTGGCTACGGCGGCCAAGGGGGCCAGGGTGGGCAGCCCGGCTATGGCGGTCAGGGTGGCCCGGGCGGGCAGTCCGGCTACGGCGGCGACCCGTCGCGGCCGGTTCCGCCGCCGCCCGGACCCACGCAGGGCGGACCCGGCGGGCAGGGCGTTCCGCAGGCGTACCAGCCGTCCGCTCCCATGGGTCAGGGCGCCCCGACCGGCTATCCGCAGGAGACCAGGCGCCCCCAGCAGGGCGGTCCGTCCTTCGGCGGCGGTGACGACGACTGGGTGCTCCCCCCGCCGTCCGCCACCGCGCCCGGCGGCGGCTACGGCTATCCGCAGCCCGGTTCGGGCCAGGCCCCGCCCTCGCCGCCCAACCTCGGCTTCCCGCAGCAGCCGGCGACCTGGACGGCGACCATCGGCCCGGACCGCGAGTACTTCATGGCGATGATGCACCGCTCCGGCCCCGAGGCGGCGGGCCTCAACCTGCCCGCGTACTCGCCGGAGCAGCAGCGCACGCTCACCGGCAACCAGATCACCATCGGCCGCCGCCGCCACTCCACCGGCGACACCCCCGACATCGACCTGTCGGTGCCGCCGGAGGACCCGGGCGTCTCGCACCAGCACGCGGTCCTGGTCCAGCAGCCGGACGGCAACTGGGCGGTCGTCGACCAGAACTCGACGAACGGTACGACGGTCAACGGCTCGGAGGAGCCGATCCAGCCCTTCGTCCCGGTGCCGTTGCAGGACGGGGACCGGGTGCACGTGGGTGCGTGGACGACGATCACCGTCCGCCGGGGCTGA
- a CDS encoding VWA domain-containing protein, with protein sequence MANFSKSNVPQFAVDVYQNEFLPEGGREVSAIVTVTATGGGTVGSAAATPHHYTPGQGPSAAVAIMVDCSGSMDYPPTKMRNARDATSAAIDTLRDGVHFAVIGGTHVAKEVYPGGGRLAVADATTRDQAKHALRKLTATGGTAIGTWLRLADRLLSSADVGIRHGILLTDGRNEHESPEDLKSALDSCAGRFTCDARGVGTDWEVKEVTGIASALLGTSDIVADPAGLATDFTQMMETAMGKEVADVSLRLWTPVGTAVKFVKQVAPTVEELTDRRTEAGPRSGDYPTGSWGDESRDYHVCVEVPVAGLGQEMLAARVALVVPQPDGSAHNLGAQGLVRAVWTDDMVASTSINPQVAHYTGQAELAQVIQQGLDLRKAGDFDGATAKLGRAVQLAGHSGNADTAKLLAKVVDVVDAATGTVRLKAKVAEADEMTLETRSTKTVRVKK encoded by the coding sequence ATGGCCAATTTCTCGAAGTCGAACGTGCCGCAGTTCGCGGTGGACGTCTACCAGAACGAGTTCCTGCCGGAGGGCGGCCGCGAGGTCAGCGCCATCGTCACGGTGACCGCCACCGGAGGCGGCACCGTCGGCAGCGCGGCCGCGACGCCCCACCACTACACGCCCGGACAGGGCCCCTCCGCGGCCGTGGCGATCATGGTCGACTGTTCGGGCTCGATGGACTACCCGCCGACGAAGATGCGCAACGCCCGCGACGCCACGTCGGCGGCCATCGACACCCTGCGCGACGGCGTGCACTTCGCGGTGATCGGCGGCACCCACGTCGCCAAGGAGGTCTACCCCGGCGGCGGGCGCCTCGCGGTCGCCGACGCCACCACCCGCGACCAGGCCAAACACGCGCTGCGCAAGCTCACCGCGACCGGCGGTACGGCCATCGGGACCTGGCTGCGCCTCGCCGACCGCCTGCTGTCCTCGGCGGACGTCGGCATCCGCCACGGCATCCTGCTCACCGACGGCCGCAACGAACACGAGTCGCCCGAGGACCTGAAGAGCGCCCTGGACTCCTGCGCCGGACGCTTCACCTGTGACGCCCGAGGCGTGGGCACCGACTGGGAAGTGAAAGAAGTCACAGGGATCGCCTCCGCCCTGCTCGGCACCTCCGACATCGTCGCCGACCCGGCCGGTCTCGCCACCGACTTCACGCAGATGATGGAGACGGCGATGGGCAAGGAGGTCGCGGACGTGTCGCTGCGCCTGTGGACTCCGGTCGGCACGGCGGTGAAGTTCGTCAAGCAGGTCGCACCCACCGTCGAGGAACTCACCGACCGCCGCACCGAGGCGGGCCCGCGCTCCGGCGACTACCCCACCGGCTCCTGGGGGGACGAGTCCCGTGACTACCACGTCTGCGTCGAGGTTCCGGTCGCGGGCCTCGGCCAGGAGATGCTCGCCGCCCGGGTCGCGCTGGTCGTGCCGCAGCCCGACGGCAGCGCCCACAACCTCGGCGCGCAGGGTCTCGTACGGGCCGTGTGGACCGACGACATGGTCGCGTCGACGTCCATCAATCCCCAGGTCGCCCACTACACCGGGCAGGCCGAACTGGCACAAGTCATCCAACAAGGGCTGGATCTCCGCAAAGCGGGAGACTTCGACGGAGCAACGGCCAAACTGGGTCGGGCCGTTCAGCTCGCGGGCCATTCCGGAAACGCGGATACTGCGAAACTGCTTGCGAAGGTGGTGGACGTGGTCGACGCCGCGACAGGTACTGTGCGACTGAAGGCGAAGGTCGCGGAGGCCGACGAGATGACGCTCGAAACTCGGTCCACAAAGACTGTTCGTGTAAAGAAGTGA
- a CDS encoding protein phosphatase 2C domain-containing protein: MMSQMPQLSACPSCEEPLESGDRFCGACGYDLSAVTARPDDNPTIAMNGWTPSAAEADPSWPVAPEPGSSGRPAPVHLPTDLQGTDSGGGALPSAVPQQPAPVTGSPVSPASGVRFDRGPEPEEYPLQAPDPRATAEPPTPAAGTRVCVACRAGRVDDDGYCENCGHAQPRERDHMEQEAGPVAAVSDRGLRHHRNEDAFALGTTVLPDGSPVLLSVVCDGVSSATRPDDASLAASRAASESLLAALPAGTHPQQALHDAIIAASHAVNALAEEPATAREHAPHQNAPACTFVGAVVTAGLLVVGWVGDSRAYWVPVDRAAPPARLTEDDSWAAQMVAAGLMNEAEAYADERAHAITGWLGADAYELEPHTASFKPDRPGVVVVCSDGLWNYAEAAEEMAEVVPLDAAVRPLHAAQVLVGHALDGGGHDNVTVALLPFPAPPRGAGSA; the protein is encoded by the coding sequence TTGATGTCGCAGATGCCCCAGTTGTCCGCCTGCCCGAGCTGCGAGGAACCACTCGAGTCGGGTGACCGTTTCTGCGGTGCGTGCGGATACGACCTGTCCGCTGTCACCGCACGGCCGGACGACAACCCGACCATCGCCATGAACGGCTGGACACCGTCCGCGGCGGAAGCCGACCCGTCCTGGCCCGTGGCCCCCGAGCCCGGCAGCTCCGGCCGTCCCGCGCCGGTGCACCTGCCGACGGATCTCCAGGGCACCGACTCGGGCGGCGGCGCGCTGCCCTCGGCCGTACCGCAGCAGCCGGCCCCTGTCACGGGCTCACCGGTCTCCCCCGCCTCGGGCGTACGGTTCGACCGCGGGCCGGAACCCGAGGAGTACCCGCTGCAGGCGCCCGACCCGCGCGCGACCGCCGAACCGCCGACGCCGGCCGCGGGCACCCGGGTGTGCGTGGCCTGCCGGGCGGGCCGGGTCGACGACGACGGCTACTGCGAGAACTGCGGGCACGCCCAGCCGCGCGAGCGCGACCACATGGAGCAGGAGGCCGGCCCGGTCGCCGCGGTCAGCGACCGCGGGCTGCGCCATCACCGCAACGAGGACGCCTTCGCCCTCGGCACCACCGTGCTGCCGGACGGCTCCCCCGTGCTCCTGTCGGTCGTCTGCGACGGCGTGTCCTCGGCGACCCGCCCGGACGACGCCTCGCTCGCCGCGTCCCGGGCCGCGAGCGAATCGCTGCTGGCGGCCCTGCCGGCCGGCACGCATCCCCAGCAGGCCCTGCACGACGCGATCATCGCGGCCTCGCACGCCGTCAACGCGCTCGCCGAGGAACCGGCCACCGCCCGAGAGCACGCCCCGCACCAGAACGCCCCCGCCTGCACCTTCGTCGGGGCGGTGGTGACCGCCGGGCTGCTGGTCGTCGGCTGGGTCGGTGACAGCCGCGCCTACTGGGTCCCGGTGGACCGCGCCGCACCCCCGGCCCGGCTCACCGAGGACGACTCGTGGGCCGCGCAGATGGTCGCCGCCGGTCTGATGAACGAGGCGGAGGCGTACGCCGACGAGCGCGCCCACGCGATCACGGGCTGGCTCGGCGCGGACGCCTACGAACTGGAGCCGCACACCGCTTCCTTCAAGCCGGACCGGCCCGGTGTGGTGGTGGTGTGCTCCGACGGACTGTGGAACTACGCGGAGGCGGCCGAGGAGATGGCCGAGGTCGTCCCCCTGGACGCCGCGGTGCGCCCCCTGCACGCCGCCCAGGTACTGGTCGGTCACGCCTTGGACGGCGGGGGCCACGACAACGTAACAGTGGCGCTCCTGCCGTTCCCTGCCCCGCCGCGGGGGGCAGGATCGGCGTAG